In Helianthus annuus cultivar XRQ/B chromosome 3, HanXRQr2.0-SUNRISE, whole genome shotgun sequence, a single window of DNA contains:
- the LOC110928863 gene encoding protein TRANSPARENT TESTA 9 codes for MWFSSYWRPRDRFTFDELSNSIDQLMKVQVINDVNKDFVINPLRSIAELITYGDQHDLNFFEFFMEKKVMGEFVRILKISKIVSVQLLQTMSIMIQNLKSDHSIYYLLSNELINFLITYPFDFRDEELLSYYVSFLRAISGKLNKNTISLLVKTEKEEIVSFPLYVEAIRFAFHEDDMIRAAVRALTLNIYHVGDIHVNKYIATTPHDKYFSDLVKFFRERCISLNGLLSPTTESQSPESTSKIVSAVDEIEDNLYYLSDVVSAGIPDVGTLITDSMLKLLIFPMLLPSLRIEVSDGKKLSSVTSLCLLCYILRILKIKDLANTVAAALICSVESFGPNIEAKRLDGFMADHDKESHVDDEKPGGNLESNSVQDNCWHSASVLRDALISYITSGDDMQVVGSLSVLTTLLQTKELDESMLDALGILPRRKQHKKLLLKALIGEDTGEEQLFASENYSSNEVELNIYLQRLKDQYEVSCSYQEVAESPHVHRRLVLDALIGLCCRTSISADALWHGGWLLRQLLPYSETEFNTHHLQSLKDSFTKRCNQLVEEQRGSCPDLLIQVLCDEWRKCKRAIEASSPRKEPKSILFRTKKSSFDAGETMYERVKVFVLLHQLQICSSGRPLPDQPPILPPADFAEISRAKSAGLYIIGPKLCTELHVG; via the exons ATGTGGTTCTCGTCGTACTGGAGACCTAGAGATCGATTCACGTTCGATGAACTCAG CAATTCAATCGACCAGCTGATGAAAGTTCAAGTTATTAATGACGTTAACAAG GATTTTGTGATCAACCCACTGAGATCAATTGCAGAGCTAATAACATATGGCGACCAACATGACTTAAACTTCTTTGA GTTTTttatggagaaaaaggtcatGGGGGAATTTGTACGTATACTGAAGATCAGTAAGATTGTTTCAGTTCAATTGTTGCAAACAATGAGCATTATGATTCAGAACCTGAAAAGTGATCACTCAATAT ATTATCTGTTGAGTAATGAGCTTATAAACTTCCTTATAACTTATCCTTTTGACTTCCGGGATGAAGAGCTTTTGTCATACTATGTATCCTTCCTCAG AGCAATCAGTGGGAAGTTAAACAAGAATACCATATCTTTGCTTGTTAAGACTGAAAAG GAGGAAATAGTTTCCTTTCCACTTTATGTGGAGGCAATTCGTTTTGCTTTTCATGAAGACGACATGATTCGTGCTGCAGTTCGTGCATTGACACTAAATATCTATCATG TGGGAGACATACATGTTAATAAATACATCGCCACCACCCCTCATGACAAGTACTTTTCGGACTTGGTTAAATTTTTTAGAGAGCGCTGCATTAGCTTAAATGGATTGTTATCACCTACCACAGA AAGCCAGAGTCCAGAATCAACGTCTAAAATAGTCTCTGCAGTGGATGAAATCGAAGACAATCTATACTATCTTAGTGATGTTGTATCTGCCGGGATTCCAGATGTTGGGACATTAATTACAGACAGCATGTTGAAACTTCTCATTTTTCCAATGCTTCTTCCTTCATTAAGAATTGAAGTTTCTGAT GGAAAGAAGTTGAGTTCAGTCACCTCTCTTTGTTTGTTGTGTTACATACTGCGGATCCTTAAGATTAAAGATCTGGCGAATACCGTTGCAGCCGCCCTAATTTGTTCTGTTGAGTCATTTGGGCCAAATATTGAGGCTAAACGCCTCGATGGCTTCATGGCAGACCATGATAAGGAGAGCCATGTAGATGATGAGAAGCCAGGTGGAAATCTTGAGTCTAATAGCGTTCAAGATAATTGCTGGCATTCTGCTTCAGTTTTAAG GGATGCTTTGATTTCTTACATCACAAGTGGAGATGATATGCAAGTGGTTGGTTCTTTGAGTGTATTGACCACACTCTTACAAACTAAAG agCTTGATGAATCAATGTTAGATGCTCTTGGAATCCTTCCACGACGTAAACAACATAAGAAACTCTTGCTG AAAGCCTTGATCGGCGAGGACACCGGTGAAGAACAACTTTTTGCTTCAGAAAACTACTCATCAAATGAGGTTGAGCTCAATATTTACCTACAAAGATTAAAG GACCAATATGAAGTGTCGTGTTCATACCAGGAAGTTGCGGAAAGCCCACATGTACATAGACGTCTA GTACTTGATGCGTTGATTGGTCTTTGTTGCCGAACAAGCATATCAGCAGATGCTTTATGGCATGGAGGTTGGCTTTTGAGGCAATTGCTTCCGTATAGTGAGACTGAGTTCAACACTCACCATCTTCAATCCCTCAAG GATTCCTTTACTAAGCGCTGCAACCAACTTGTTGAAGAACAAAGAGGATCCTGTCCCGATCTACTCATACAAGTGTTGTGTGATGAGTGGAGAAAATGCAAAAGAG CAATTGAGGCTTCCTCCCCTCGAAAGGAACCTAAGTCCATACTCTTCCGAACAAAGAAATCTTCTTTCGATGCTGGTGAAACAATGTACGAGCGTGTAAAG gTGTTCGTGCTTCTCCATCAGCTCCAAATTTGCTCATCCGGTAGACCGTTACCAGATCAGCCTCCTATTCTGCCTCCGGCTGACTTCGCTGAAATTTCCCGAGCAAAATCTGCTGGTCTGTATATTATTGGTCCAAAACTGTGCACTGAATTACATgttggttag